A portion of the Paenibacillus hamazuiensis genome contains these proteins:
- a CDS encoding ABC transporter ATP-binding protein: MSKEAQLKIERLNKSFAGPQGAIRVLDQIQLHVKQGEFITIIGPSGCGKSTLLKIIAGLDTKHDGLVELGGSPVKAPGIDKGFIFQEHRLFPWLTVEKNIAADLPLSDPGVRSRVNELIELVKLQGFEKAYPRELSGGMAQRVAIARALLRRPKVLLLDEPFGALDAFTRAHMQEALLDIWRENGTTMILVTHDIDEAVFLANRVVVMKSRPGSIRTIIPIDLPYPRKRASVSFQEFRHKVLGEFERVEELELVDSSGI; this comes from the coding sequence ATGAGTAAGGAAGCGCAGCTCAAAATCGAACGTTTGAACAAGTCGTTCGCCGGCCCGCAAGGGGCGATCCGGGTGCTGGATCAGATTCAGCTTCATGTGAAGCAGGGGGAATTCATTACGATCATCGGGCCGAGCGGCTGCGGCAAAAGCACCTTGCTGAAAATCATCGCCGGGCTGGATACGAAACACGACGGGCTGGTCGAGCTCGGCGGCAGTCCGGTGAAGGCTCCCGGCATCGATAAAGGGTTTATTTTTCAGGAGCACCGGCTGTTCCCATGGCTGACGGTGGAGAAAAACATCGCCGCCGATTTGCCGCTGAGCGATCCCGGGGTACGCAGCCGCGTAAACGAGCTGATTGAGCTTGTCAAGCTGCAGGGCTTCGAAAAAGCGTACCCGCGCGAGCTGTCGGGAGGCATGGCGCAGCGCGTGGCGATCGCCAGGGCGCTGCTGCGCAGGCCCAAGGTGCTGCTGCTCGACGAGCCGTTCGGAGCATTGGATGCGTTCACCAGGGCCCACATGCAGGAAGCTCTGCTCGATATATGGCGGGAAAACGGAACGACGATGATTCTCGTCACGCACGATATCGACGAAGCGGTGTTTCTCGCGAACCGGGTTGTCGTCATGAAATCGCGACCGGGCTCAATCCGCACGATCATCCCGATCGACCTGCCGTATCCGCGTAAAAGAGCCAGCGTATCGTTTCAGGAATTCCGCCACAAGGTGCTCGGCGAGTTCGAGCGGGTGGAGGAGCTGGAGCTGGTGGACAGCTCCGGGATATAG